In Gadus chalcogrammus isolate NIFS_2021 chromosome 1, NIFS_Gcha_1.0, whole genome shotgun sequence, one DNA window encodes the following:
- the bltp3a gene encoding bridge-like lipid transfer protein family member 3A: protein MAGIFKKQILKHLSRFTKNLSPDKINLSTLKGEGQLSNLELDEEVLQNMLDLPTWLAVTRVYCNKAAIRIQWTKLKTSPICLFLDKVEVEMRTCEEPRPPNGPSPIAITAGQSEYGFAEKVVEGMSVVINSITIKVHARAFHASFELWQLQGNSLNPKWQKSDLRYTRITDPKRGEVLTFKEINWQSLRIEMDAIESEDQDLGTTPLRLITNQGRIRIALKRRAKDCHVLASKLLFILDDLLWVLTDSQLKAIIHYAKSLSEAMEKSAQQRKSMTAESLQTAPPSPGIHTLWSDSPPAAGATPNNTSQYFDQYDVKESSYHTFISRLDLHICNDSSTMDPDEPPPPGSQGAMQLTFRKLGFDYYPVHRPADGCSHWERHSGAMEAQAHWAGKLLQDFQKRMEAPGFPGPQTEGPTPGKDSPARTAQDRGQSSPKSVPREKEQPSRRSSASAPPVTPLKRLRSSCVVVRMDDLDIHQVSNGGRRNKKTQSLLSCNRKALSLPDSVPAIHLQFTEYYFHDNPELLVPTSNLYAQLNSLQLCVDPASVLWINLFSRGLLRTLAQVKAFYHLQDSSKVDEHVDVRMDATQLKFIIPLDSSILDHPERPQALTVLLPQVGLSNTRHCPHGTRADLGTTYHGFSACPFFQPAAARSFPREQSAFKPLPAALLRHAGEAAPRPAGDRKPPRSQDVWSLSLSRVSLGFDGARHCPKGRTQPFVEPFGVSVWACQASAVSGSSPASPSGAGQNGKPHTPTPTPPAAAATATATATPSASVTDLTKGGEEESLASVHVLAQTITPVRVWLNHYQYVALLRMKDSLGRLAAELGRDRRDTRRAQGPQNSPAPTLCLALLLDALELGLLLPPAAAEPEQEAPHTPGSESPSMTDSDASPTHPPGPLEDGGVENGLAHTDAGLEEPYCLVEEACEAVEEAGGEGELVSPPLSPPALSREPSSFSLEGELSSALSVTKDATKDALCASLDLTKGAFSITKDAFSMLSRGSGMSKLFSPQAKELALHSENSSSPSPAGSLHLLSMRNSASQSSLDSSMLDSSMLDSGLPDDRLSVTSDTMDFVVLMDSESGLEAMRPSSIPVGSRGSPAPGLEGGSMADLSSSLSLSTEDMSEDTASVLLLVLSGVSGTVEVKGEAQLVALEVHSLSPVQMGNIKVSDLLYGLTQAPKPPEAPSKRQCAAVCLRATLTEAAGCLEVGVKDCQVGLLASTMANLGPFLEDELGGESQPMRVHLSNVAVTLTDDGPRIYPTAPQSVPATVILDQVLLERTEDGFLRLKAGEGKCPREAAARMSAVCLENHARQCQPEGPETLESQLSGAQAALTQALCDRDVLLLELKKYDPMFSL from the exons atggCTGGGATTTTCAAGAAGCAGATTTTGAAACATTTGTCCAG GTTCACCAAGAACCTGTCCCCGGACAAGATCAACCTGAGCACTCTGAAGGGGGAGGGCCAGCTGTCCAACCTGGAGCTGGATGAAGAGGTCCTGCAGAACATGCTTGACCTGCCCACCTGGCTTGCCGTCACACGGGTCTACTGCAACAAGGCTGCCATCAGG ATACAATGGACAAAGTTGAAGACAAGCCCCATCTGCCTG TTCCTGGACAAAGTGGAGGTAGAGATGAGGACATGTGAagagccccgccccccaaaCGGCCCCTCCCCTATCGCCATTACAGCCGGCCAGAG CGAGTACGGCTTCGCTGAGAAGGTGGTGGAGGGTATGTCGGTGGTCATCAACTCCATCACCATCAAGGTGCACGCCCGGGCCTTCCACGCCTCCTTCGAGCTGTGGCAGCTGCAGGGCAACAGCCTCAACCCCAAGTGGCAGAAGAGCGACCTGCGCTACACCCGCATCACCGACCCAAAGAGGGGAGAG GTGCTGACCTTCAAGGAGATCAACTGGCAGAGCCTCAGGATCGAGATGGACGCCATAGAGAGCGAGGACCAGGATCTGGGCACCACGCCGCTACGCCTCATCACCAACCAAGGACGCATCCGCATCGCCCTCAAGCGCAGG GCGAAGGACTGCCACGTGCTGGCCTCCAAGCTGCTGTTCATCCTGGACGACCTGCTGTGGGTGCTGACCGACTCCCAGCTCAAGGCCATCATCCACTACGCCAAGTCCCTCAGCGAGGCCATGGAGAAGTCGGCCCAGCAGAGGAAGAGCATGACGGCCGAGTccctccag ACTGCCCCACCTTCCCCTGGCATACACACCCTGTGGTCCGACTCCCCGCCCGCGGCCGGCGCCACCCCCAACAACACGAGTCAGTACTTTGATCAGTACGACGTCAAGGAGTCCTCCTACCACACCTTCATCTCCCGCTTGGACCTGCACATCTGCAACGACAGCTCCACCATGGACCCAG acgagcccccccccccggggtcacAGGGAGCCATGCAGCTGACTTTCAGAAAGCTGGGCTTTGACTACTACCCCGTCCACAGACCTG CTGACGGATGTAGCCACTGGGAGCGTCACAGTGGAGCCATGGAGGCGCAGGCCCACTGGGCAGGGAAGCTGCTCCAGGACTTCCAGAAGAGAATGGAGGCCCCTGGGTTCCCTGGTCCACAAACGGAGGGGCCCACACCCGGCAAGGACTCGCCAGCAAGGACCGCTCAGG ACAGGGGCCAGTCGAGTCCCAAGTCGGTCCCGCGTGAGAAGGAGCAGCCATCCAGAAGGAGCTCGGCGTCGGCCCCCCCAGTCACCCCTCTAAAGAGGCTGAGGTCCAGCTGTGTGGTGGTCAGGATGGACGACCTGGACATTCACCAG GTCTCTAACGGAGGGCGCCGTAACAAGAAGACCCAGTCTCTGCTGTCCTGTAACCGCAAAGCTCTCAGCCTGCCCGACAGCGTGCCAGCCATCCACCTGCAATTCACCGAATACTACTTTCACGACAACCCTGAATTACTAG TGCCCACCTCTAACCTGTATGCCCAGCTGAACAGCCTGCAGCTGTGTGTGGACCCGGCCAGCGTGCTGTGGATCAACCTGTTCTCGCGGGGTCTGCTGCGCACCCTGGCCCAGGTTAAGGCCTTCTACCACCTGCAGGACAGCAGCAAGGTGGACGAGCACGTGGACGTCCGCATGGACGCCAcacagctcaag TTCATAATCCCCCTGGACTCCTCCATCCTGGACCACCCCGAGCGGCCCCAGGCCCtcaccgtcctcctcccccaggtggGGCTCAGCAACACCCGCCACTGCCCCCACGGCACCCGGGCCGACCTGGGCACCACCTACCACGGCTTCTCCGCCTGCCCCTTCTTCCAGCCCGCCGCCGCCCGCTCCTTCCCCAGGGAGCAGAGTGCCTTCAAGCCGCTCCCCGCCGCCCTGCTCCGCCACGCCGGGGAGGCGGCGCCCCGGCCCGCCGGCGACCGCAAGCCCCCCCGCTCGCAGGACGTCTGGTCCCTCAGCCTGTCCCGCGTGAGCCTGGGCTTCGACGGGGCGCGCCACTGCCCCAAGGGGAGGACCCAGCCCTTCGTGGAGCCCTTCGGCGTGTCCGTGTGGGCGTGTCAGGCCTCGGCAGTCAGCGGCTCCTCCCCGGCTAGTCCCAGCGGAGCGGGGCAGAATGGGAAGCCCCacacccctacccccaccccccccgccgccgccgccaccgccacagCCACCGCCACCCCCTCTGCCTCCGTGACCGACCTGACcaaagggggggaggaggagtcccTGGCCTCGGTGCACGTCCTGGCTCAGACCATCACGCCCGTGAGGGTGTGGCTCAACCACTACCAGTACGTGGCCCTCCTGAGGATGAAGGACTCCCTGGGCCGGCTGGCCGCCGAGCTGGGCCGGGACAGGCGGGACACCAGGCGGGCCCAGGGCCCCCAGAACAGCCCCGCCCCGACGCTGTGTCTGGCGCTGCTGCTGGACGCGCTGGAGCTGGGGCTCCTGCTGCCGCCGGCCGCCGCGGAGCCCGAGCAGGAGGCCCCCCACACGCCCGGGTCGGAGAGCCCCAGCATGACGGACTCGGACGCCTCCCCGACGCACCCGCCGGGGCCCCTGGAGGACGGCGGGGTAGAGAACGGCCTGGCCCACACCGACGCGGGTCTGGAGGAGCCCtactgcctggtggaggaggcctgtgaggcggtggaggaggcggggggggagggggagctggtgtcccccccgctctcccccccGGCGCTGTCCCGCGAGCCGTCCTCCTTCAGCCTGGAGGGAGAGCTGTCCAGCGCCCTCAGCGTCACCAAGGACGCGACCAAGGACGCCCTCTGTGCCTCTCTGGACCTGACCAAAGGGGCCTTCTCCATCACCAAGGACGCCTTCAGCATGCTGAGCCGCGGCTCGGGCATGAGCAAGCTGTTCTCCCCGCAGGCAAA gGAGCTGGCCCTACATTCCGAGAAttcttcctctccctcgccGGCGGGCAGCCTGCACCTCCTCTCCATGAGGAACTCTGCCTCCCAGAGCTCCCTGGACAGCTCCATGCTGGACAGCTCCATGCTGGACAGCGGCCTGCCCGACGACCGCCTCTCGGTGACCAGCGACACCATGGACTTTGTGGTCCTCATGGACTCGG AGTCGGGTCTGGAGGCCATGCGTCCCAGCAGCATCCCGGTGGGCAGCCGGGGCAGCCCTGCcccggggctggagggggggtccATGGCGGACCTCAGCAGCTCCCTGTCCCTGAGCACTGAGGACATGAGCGAAGACACG GCGTCTGTGCTGTTGCTGGTGCTGAGTGGGGTGTCGGGgacggtggaggtgaagggagaGGCCCAGCTTGTTGCCCTGGAGGTCCATAGCCTCAGCCCCGTTCAGATGGGCAACATCAAGGTGTCCGACCTGCTCTACGGTCTCACACAAG CCCCTAAACCACCGGAGGCTCCGTCCAAGCGGCAGTGTGCGGCGGTGTGCCTGCGGGCCACCCTGACCGAGGCGGCGGGCTGCCTGGAGGTGGGCGTGAAGGACTGCCAGGTGGGGCTGCTGGCCTCCACCATGGCCAACCTGGGGCCCTTCCTGGAGGACGAGCTGGGCGGGGAGAGCCAGCCCATGAGGGTGCACCTGAGCAACGTGGCGGTCACACTGACG GACGACGGACCCAGGATCTACCCTACCGCCCCCCAGTCCGTCCCCGCCACGGTCATCCTGGACCAGGTGCTGCTGGAGCGCACGGAGGACGGGTTCTTAAGGCTCAAAG CTGGTGAAGGAAAATGCCCCAGAGAGGCTGCAGCCAGGATGTCTGCGGTGTGTCTGGAAAATCACGCTCGCCAGTGTCAGCCGGAG GGTCCTGAGACCCTGGAATCCCAGCTTTCTGGGGCCCAGGCCGCCCTCACCCAAGCCCTCTGCGACAGAGACGTGCTCCTCCTGGAACTCAAAAAGTATGACCCCATGTTTAGCCTGTAG
- the LOC130385440 gene encoding protein ILRUN-like, producing the protein MEDMDLDLDQDLMQKFSCMGTSDKDTLISEFQRLLGFQLNPAGCAFFLDMTNWNLQAAIGAYYDFESPNINAPCMSLVEDVTIGEGESVPPDTPFTKTWRVQNTGAESWPPGVCLKYVGGDQFGHVNMVMVRSLEPQEMFDVSVQMHSPVAPAMYQGQWRMCTATGLFFGDVIWVILSVEVGGLLGVTQQLSSFQTEFNTHPNRSLEGDYNPFASPQKTRYPGSTDSGLHDDSSLKDTGEPWEATPNPLQQDQNGLSHNSVNIAANSLQSNLSVVTYNQGIQGPYPFGH; encoded by the exons ATGGAGGACATGGACTtggacctggaccaggacctAATGCAAAAATTTAGTTGCATGGGTACCTCAGATAAAGACACTCTGATCTCGGAGTTTCAGAGACTGCTCGGGTTTCAACTCAACCCCGCGGGATGCGCCTTCTTCTTGGACATGACCAACTG GAATCTACAAGCTGCAATAGGGGCATACTACGACTTTGAGAGCCCCAACATAAACGCGCCATGTATGTCCTTGGTAGAAGATGTGACCATTGGTGAAGGGGAGTCTGTTCCACCAGATACACCATTCACAAAGACATGGAGAGTACAAAACACAG GTGCAGAGTCATGGCCTCCTGGAGTCTGCCTCAAGTACGTCGGAGGGGATCAGTTTGGCCACGTCAACATGGTAATGGTGCGGTCTCTAGAAccccaggaaatgtttgacGTTAGCGTGCAGATGCACAGCCCTGTGGCTCCTGCAATGTACCAGGGCCAGTGGAGGATGTGTACGGCTACCGGACTCTTCTTTGGGG atgtaATATGGGTCATCTTGAGTGTGGAGGTCGGGGGCCTGCTGGGCGTCACGCAGCAGCTGTCCTCTTTCCAAACGGAGTTCAACACGCACCCAAACCGCAGCCTGGAGGGGGACTACAACCCCTTCGCCTCGCCGCAGAAAACCAGATACCCCGGCAGCACCGACAGCGGTCTCCACGACGACAGTAGTCTGAAGGACACGGGGGAGCCCTGGGAGGCCACTCCCAATCCTCTGCAGCAAGATCAAAATGGACTGTCGCACAATTCAGTGAATATAGCAGCCAACAGTCTCCAAAGCAATCTATCAGTAGTGACTTACAACCAG gGCATACAGGGACCCTATCCGTTTGGGCACTAA